DNA sequence from the Halorussus limi genome:
ACCTGCGCGGGCGAGTTCGCGGCTTCGACGCCGTACTACTACTCGTCGCGCAGACCCGGCGCGGGACTGGGACGTAACGAGGTGCAGGTCGATAGGGACGTAGAGAGCGTCGTCGTGGTCGGCGGCGGCCCCATCCGCATCGGGCAGGGCGTCGAGTTCGACTACTGTTCGGTCCACGCGGTCCGTGCGCTCCGCGAGCAGGGCATCGAGGCCCACGTCGTGAACAACAACCCCGAGACCGTCTCGACCGACTACGACACCTCCGACGGCCTGTTCTTCGAACCGATTACCGCCGAGGAGGTCGCCGACGTCATCGAGACCACCAACGCCGACGGCGTGATGGTCCAGTTCGGCGGCCAGACCTCGGTGGACATCGGCGAACCGCTCGAAGCCGAAATCGAGCGCCGCGGACTCGACTGCGAGATTCTGGGCACCGCGGTCGAGGCGATGGACCTCGCGGAGGACCGCGACCGGTTCAACCGCCTGATGGACGAGATGGGCATCAGCCAACCCGAGGGCGGTTCCGCGACCAGCGAGGCGGAGGCGCTCGAACTCGCCCACGACATCGGCTACCCGGTCCTCGTCCGGCCCTCCTACGTCCTCGGGGGCCGCGCGATGGACGTGGTGTACGACGACGACGAGTTGAAGGAGTACATCGAGGAGGCGGTCCGGGTCTCGCCCGACAAGCCAATCCTCGTGGACGAGTTCCTCGCGGACGCGGTAGAGTTGGACGTGGACGCCGTGGCCGACGGCGAGGACGTTCTCATCGGCGGCATCATGGAACACGTCGAATCGGCCGGAGTCCACTCGGGCGACTCGGCCTGCATGATTCCCACCCGCGCTCTCGACGACGAGACGCTCGGCCGGGTCCGCGAAGTCGTCGAGGACATCGCGGTGGGACTGGACACGGTCGGCCTGCTGAACGTCCAACTCGCGGTGCAGGACGGCGAGGTACACGTGCTGGAGGCCAACCCGCGCTCGTCGCGGACCGTCCCCTTCGTCTCGAAGGCGACGGGGGTCCCCATCGCCAAACTCGCCGCGAAGGTGATGGCCGGCGAGTCGCTGGCCGAGTTGGACGCCGACGAGCAGGTGCCCGAACAGGTCAGCGTCAAGGAAGTCGTCCTGCCCTTCGACCGCCTGCCGGGGAGCGACCCGCGCCTCGGCCCGGAGATGAAATCGACGGGCGAGGTCATGGGCACCGCCGACACCTTCGGCAAGGCCTACGACAAGGCGCAGGACTCGACCGGGAAACCGATTCCCGAGGACGGCACCGCCTTGGTCGACCTCACGGACGACTTCGGGGAGTACTTCAGCACCGCGGAGTTCGGCAAGTACTTCGAGGTCGTCACGCCCGAGGAGTTCGAGGACGACGCCGACGAGTGGACCGACCGCGCCGAGCGGGCGGTCCTCGACGGCGACATCGACCTCATCGTCTCGCGGAACCGCGACCTGCTGGAGACCGCCGTCGAGGAGGAGATAACCTACTTCTCGACCGAGGCGAGCGCCGCGGCCGCGCTGGAGGCCCTCGACGCGAGGGACGAACCCCTCGACGTGGAACCGGTCGGCGACCGGCCCAAGCGGACCCGCGAGTGGGGCAAGTGACCGAGGCTGGTCCCGACGCGGTCGACGGCTAGAGAACCGCGAGACCGGCCGCCCCGCCCGCGAGCAGGGCCGCCAGCGCGTACCACGGTTCGCGCCGGACGGTCCGCTGGGCGGCCGGTATCTCGCCGGTGTACTTTAGTCCGAGCGCCACCGCGACGAACGTGGCAGTGACGCCGACCGCCACCGTCGTCCGGCCGATTCCGTGGGCGTAACCGGCGAGAACACCGATTATCGCGCCGAGGATGGCGGCGTGGAGTTCCGTGTACGTGAATGAGTTACCGCTCTGGAGGACAGCGTTTCCCATGGCCGGAGTTAGGAACCGCCGAGGTTAAATTTGTTTTCTCGGGTTCGAAAATAGGTTCACGTTCCCACGTTGGGAAGCTCCGCCTGATACCGGAGCAGTTGGTCGGCGCGCTCGGCCTTCGCCAGCAACACCTCTTTGAGCGTCGGCGGATTCCGGATGTCGGTGTCGTCGAGGAGGTCCTCGGGGAGCGCCAGCGTTCCCTCCGGGACCCCGTCCTCTCCGGAGACGGCGACGTGCTGATTGTCGACTTTCATCACGAGCGGACTGTCGAGGCGCTCGATGCCCTCGCCGGAGGCGTACAGTTGCTCGTTTATCTGTTCGTGCTGGTCGCGGCGGATGGCCGCGCGGTCGCCCTCGAACGGTTCGACGTAGAGCCGCCCGAGGTAGTAGCCGCTGGAGAACTCTGCGAACATGTGACAAGCTATCGTATATCGTTGCCACGGATGAACCTTTCGGGTAGAACTATATAGTAGCGCAAAACCAGTTTTAATACCCTTCGACTTCGACCGGTCGCTGTCGGTCGAGTGTCACTCACGCCCGTCGGCGGGCGCACCGTCGCCGAGCGGATTCGTCGCGCGTCCGCCCTCGACAGTTCTGAGAAGACCTATGACGCTGGCGTTCCGGACTGTCAGTATGAGAAGTTTCGAGCGTGTCGCGCGGCGATTTCTCGAAGACGGCCCGAACCTCGCGTGGCTTCTCGCGGTCAACGTGTTGGCGATGCTCGTCGGCGTGCGCTTCTACGTCGAGACGATGCCCGAGGTGCCGACCTACCTCTGGCCGTTCTACGCCGACTCGCCCGCCGCGCTGTTCCTCGTCACGCTCTCGCTGGCCACGCTCCTGCCGAATCTGGGCCGGCGCGCCGCCGACGCTCCCCGGAACCGCGCGCTCGCGTACCTCCACACGCTGGCGTTCGCGTGGTTGGTCAAGTACGGTCTCTGGACGTTCGTCTCGCTGAACCTCGGTTTCTCGGCGTACTTCGGGCCGCCGTGGAACAGCGACGCCTTCTGGGCCTACTGGTTCATCATCGCGACCCACCTCGGATTCGTGGCCGAGGCCGCCCTGTTGCCCTACTACGGCGCGACGACGCGGGGCGCGCTGGCGACCGCGCTCGCGGCCCTGCTGGCGAACGACGCCCTCGACTACCTGCTCGGTCTCCACCCGCCGCTCCGATACGACCCTGACCTGCTGTTGCCCGCGGCGACCGTCGCGCTCTCGATACTGGCGGTCGCGGCGGCGGCCCGCGCGTTCGACCGTCTATCGGAGAGTTCCCGTCCTACGTAGAGAGTTTCTACGCCGATTTTAAACTCTAAGGATGTTTTTGAGGGGCCGAAAGCGAGCCGTGAACGGAACGAACGAATGTCTGCCTTTTTAAGCTGGGGACCTAAAAGTCGAACCGATGAGCCCCTACCGAGCCGTCCTGCTGGCGCTGTTCGTCGTCGGAGGCGCGCTGTCGGCCGCTCCCGTCGGTGCGACGGTCCACGACGGCGGAGAGGCGACCCCCGAAATCGCCGCTCCGACCGGCGACAGAGTCGGACTCGCAGACGCGCGACCGATACCCGCCGTGAGTGACGCGTCAACCGCGAACAACAGCACCGACAACTCGTCGCTGGGTACGGACATCTCGTCGTTCATGCAGTCGAGCGCCGCCGAAGTCGACGGTGCGGTCGAGACCGGCATGTGGTCCGCGGCGTTCAACAGCACCGAAAACAGGTCGGTCCGCGTCGAACTGGTCGAGAAGCGGACCGCCGAACTCCGTAAGCGACTGGCTCAACTCCGCGAGCGCCGGCGAGAACTCGTCGCTCAGCGCGAGGCGGGCAACCTCAGCGAGACCGCGTACAAGGCGAAGGTGAGCCGCCTGCTCGGGGAGATTAACTCGCTGCAGTCCGCCATCGACACGACGACGAAGCGCGCGGCGGAAGCGAACGCGAACGTCGAGGCGCTCGGCGGCCTCCGAACGCAAGCGAAGAACCTGACCGGACCCGAAATCGCGGCGGTCGCGCAGAACGTGACCGGCGTCGGCGACGGACGGCGAGGACCGCCGAACGGCGTCGGAGCGAGCGCCGGTAACGGAAACGGCGTCGGAGCGGGCAACGGAAGCGCCGCGGCCAACGGTACGACGCCGGGCAACGGCAACCCGGGAAATGGGAACGGCGCGGCCGGTGACGGAAACGGCGTCGGTAACGGCATCGCAGACGCCGGCAACGAAACCGGCGCCGACAACGGGACCGGTGTGGGCAACGGAAACGGTCTCGGATCGGGCACCGGGAACGGCACCGGAGCGGGCAACGGAAACGGCACGGCCGTCGGCAACGCCACGACGAACGGCACCCGCGGCCCGCCGAGCGACGCCAGCGGTGCGGCGATAACTCGGGGGTCACAGGGCGACCCGGCCACCGCCTCCAGCGGCATCGTCGGACGAGTCTCCACCGCGTTCGTCCCGGGAGTCGGGGCCTTCGGAGCGGTCTGAGCGGGTCAGAGCCCACAGTATCGTCTCTCACTGACGCTTTGGGACTGTTCTCCCGACGGTTGGGTTCCGGACGAAAGACACGCTTTTGAGCGCGCGACGCGTAGCCCCGACACCGAATGGACTCCGCCGAGCTGCTCGACATACTGGGGAACGAGAACCGCAGACGCATCCTCCGCCTGCTCTCGCGCAAGCCCTGCTACGTCACCGAAATCAGCGAGTATCTCGGCGTCAGTCCGAAGGCCGTCATCGACCACCTCCGGAAACTCGAGGACGCCGGACTCGTCGAGAGTCGGACCGACGACCAGCGCCGCAAGTACTTCAGCATCTCGCGCAACCTCCGACTGGAGGTCAGCGTCTCGCCCTACGAGTTCGGGATGAAGAGCGCCTACCCCGCGAGCACGAACCTCGACGCGAGCAGGTGGCGCTACGTCTCGCTCAACGTCCAACTCGCCGCGACCGAGGAGGAGGAGGCGCTCGACGACGAGGACGAGGCGAACGGTGAGGAGGAGACGGACACCGAAGCGACCGACGGCGACGACCCGACCGACGAAACCGAGGAGTCGGGCGCGGACTCCGACGCGGGGGACGAGACGGTCGGGCGCGCCACCGACCTCGCGGCCGAACTCGACGAACTCCAGCAGCTCCAGCGCGAACTCTCGCTGGCCCAGCGGTGGGTCCACGGCCGACTCGCCGACGTGCAGGACCGCCTCGGCGACGCGCTCGACGGCGACGGCGAGAGCCGACTCCTCGCCGAAGTGTTGGCGGCCGTGGCCGGCGGTGCGACCACCGTCGGCGACGTGAGC
Encoded proteins:
- a CDS encoding DUF5802 family protein gives rise to the protein MFAEFSSGYYLGRLYVEPFEGDRAAIRRDQHEQINEQLYASGEGIERLDSPLVMKVDNQHVAVSGEDGVPEGTLALPEDLLDDTDIRNPPTLKEVLLAKAERADQLLRYQAELPNVGT
- a CDS encoding DUF1405 domain-containing protein, whose amino-acid sequence is MRSFERVARRFLEDGPNLAWLLAVNVLAMLVGVRFYVETMPEVPTYLWPFYADSPAALFLVTLSLATLLPNLGRRAADAPRNRALAYLHTLAFAWLVKYGLWTFVSLNLGFSAYFGPPWNSDAFWAYWFIIATHLGFVAEAALLPYYGATTRGALATALAALLANDALDYLLGLHPPLRYDPDLLLPAATVALSILAVAAAARAFDRLSESSRPT
- a CDS encoding DUF7096 domain-containing protein, translating into MSPYRAVLLALFVVGGALSAAPVGATVHDGGEATPEIAAPTGDRVGLADARPIPAVSDASTANNSTDNSSLGTDISSFMQSSAAEVDGAVETGMWSAAFNSTENRSVRVELVEKRTAELRKRLAQLRERRRELVAQREAGNLSETAYKAKVSRLLGEINSLQSAIDTTTKRAAEANANVEALGGLRTQAKNLTGPEIAAVAQNVTGVGDGRRGPPNGVGASAGNGNGVGAGNGSAAANGTTPGNGNPGNGNGAAGDGNGVGNGIADAGNETGADNGTGVGNGNGLGSGTGNGTGAGNGNGTAVGNATTNGTRGPPSDASGAAITRGSQGDPATASSGIVGRVSTAFVPGVGAFGAV
- a CDS encoding ArsR/SmtB family transcription factor codes for the protein MDSAELLDILGNENRRRILRLLSRKPCYVTEISEYLGVSPKAVIDHLRKLEDAGLVESRTDDQRRKYFSISRNLRLEVSVSPYEFGMKSAYPASTNLDASRWRYVSLNVQLAATEEEEALDDEDEANGEEETDTEATDGDDPTDETEESGADSDAGDETVGRATDLAAELDELQQLQRELSLAQRWVHGRLADVQDRLGDALDGDGESRLLAEVLAAVAGGATTVGDVSRAVEAPERVVAESLNELAERGFVRRDESEEWELAE